The region GTGTGGCTGAAGTACATACAAATATGCCAGTTGTAACCCTGAGACCAGTTCGAATAGACCAGCAGTCTTCCACTAGGTCTCAGGGTTGGCCATAGCCTGGTAGCCCAGTTGCTTTGTACTGTAGCCAACGCCTCTGTGTAGTTTCGTTGTCAAGCCAAACTATGGCTTGACAACGATAGAAGAGTTGGCTACAGTACATGAAGACTGCATTCCAATATCCCACAACTATACCACTTAGGGGAATACATGTTAAATACATTGCTTCATTCTAAGTGGTATCCTAGCATGGACATCGAAACAGAGCCACCGTATTATATGGTATAGTTTATCCACATGGTTTACATACATCACACCCAGCAACggcgagacagcgagacagagagctaAAGAAGATGGCTGCCATGAGTGACGTGAGGGCTCACAACATTGGTTTCTACAAGCCAAGCCACTGGTGCACAGCACAGGTACAAGGTTAGTTCCTTCTTCTGTTGTTCCGTTGAGGTTCCTCAGGGGTGGTTAGATGTCCATCTCAAACTGAGCGTCCTCACCTTCAAACACAAGAACACAAAATGTAACCAACAGTGTACTCTAAAGCATTGTACTCTATACTACGATGGAAGCTAGACCAACTTAGGCTTTTATAAAGCTAGCCAgccacattccagctcaggcttcatctATGTTATGAAGGTGGATATTGATCACGCAGCTGGCACTACCTCCAGCAGGCTTGTAACTGCCCGTACATGTTGCACATGGCTAGCCAAACAACAAAATATTATTTTAGAAAATGCTGGACCATCAATCCATGGGCGAGTCAGTGACACATTTTAATCAACATGAAAAAATAttatcttgcaaattcagcaggctatggtgtgaaataggctGGAAGAAGTGCCATCCTTTTATTACGTATCATTAATGTTGTCTTTAATTACGTATCGTTAATGCCATCTTTCTTTTATTACGTATCGTTAATGCCGTCTTTCTTTTATTACGTATCGTTAATGCCGTCTTTCTTTTATTACGTATCGTTAATGCCGTCTTTCTTTTATTACGTATCGTTAATGCCGTCGTATCTTTAATGTTGTCTTTCTCTAATTACGTATCTTTAATGCCGTCTTTTATTACGTATCTTTAATGGCGTCTTTCATTACGTATAGTTAATGCCATCTTTCTTTTATTACCTATTGTTAATGCTGTCTTTCTTTCATTACGTATCGTTAATGCCGTCATTGGTGTGCTTATCAATATACGAGCACCTTTTCCCCCCTCTCTGATCGATAACATAATTAAGTCATACCAAAGTTTGACCATGCGTGAACTTTCAAATGCATCCTGTCATTACcaaatgtgtaatgtgataggtATTCTAATATTAAAATGgctagtagtagcagcaccatAGAGGTACATGTATGGACGGTTTTCTGAACCCAGATtaacctagtcctggactaaagcgCACTTTTAATGGAGTTTCTCGGTTGCTTCTTTGTTcaagactaggcttaatctgtgtctgggaaacctgcCCGTTATATATTCTAACAATACTTCTCTGTGTAATAGTAGCCTACTGACCAGTGGCTGTCTTGCCATGACTGTTGTTGGGTTTGATGCGGTTGTTGACCTCGTTCCTCCCGTTCTCGGTCAGGACGTTGAGGCTGGTCACCCCGGGAATGATGGGCAGGTGAGCCGGGGGGGTCTGGGCGATGGGGGAGTTACGCCTGTCCAACAGGAATTTACGGTCGTAGATGATCCGGGTCCCTACGATGGAGGAGAGTGATTATTTAGTAACATCATTGGCATATTAGTTCCAACCGTTGACTGTATAGAAATAAGGTGACAACATATGTATTACAAACCTGCTTTAGAGAACTGGTACACCATGTGGATAATAACATGttgattaccgtaaattccggactataaaccgcaacttttttcccaggctttgaacctcgcggcttaaacaatgacgcggctaatatatggatttttcccgctttcaaattttttttcaACCAAAAAAAACCCACATTCTGtgatgtgctcagttttttggcggcatgaagctttcattagaccaatgaaattgccgaacgggttaaggtcaaacaactttttggtttactgtttagattaaatcgagcgctctcaaacttcccatcattctgattacggtagtcattttgtcaccctcatcatggcaaagacacggagaaatgcatatgatgcagctttcaagttgaaggcgattgatctggctgttggaaaagtatatagagctgctgcatgggagcttggtcttaatgagtcgatgatatgacattggaaacagcagcgtgaggaattgactcagtgcaaaaagacaactaaagtttagtgctcattttttattttttgttacaagccgtgtttcgttaaagcctatttatttttgttacaagccgtgtttcgttaaagcctgtgtaaagttcatttgtttcaatgtaccggtaggcacctgcggcttatagacatgtgcggcttatttatgttaaaaataaaataaaaatgtaattcagtgggtgcggcttatattcaggtgcgcttaatagtccggaaattacatcTATAACAGTCATTGTTTCCTTCAATTTACCATCAATCAACATGCAATAGTGTAGCAC is a window of Salmo salar chromosome ssa18, Ssal_v3.1, whole genome shotgun sequence DNA encoding:
- the LOC106577217 gene encoding eukaryotic translation initiation factor 4E-binding protein 2; translated protein: MSSSTSRQFSESRVIPTRTVLINDTTQLPHDYCTTPGGTLFSTTPGGTRIIYDRKFLLDRRNSPIAQTPPAHLPIIPGVTSLNVLTENGRNEVNNRIKPNNSHGKTATGEDAQFEMDI